The following proteins are co-located in the Gossypium hirsutum isolate 1008001.06 chromosome A02, Gossypium_hirsutum_v2.1, whole genome shotgun sequence genome:
- the LOC121212983 gene encoding uncharacterized protein, which translates to MKRLLRLIVLLILRTLITELSLMFLVLKGSGRVRFQGSGVTLTQYFGSDSQQYMLSGSQAQAKVQRLRDQIAHMQVSTVEQIVEVHRKYKELQQQLRAVAPEREVATAVKEVAATAKEVEAAAMVAEQSRKYDELQL; encoded by the coding sequence atgaagcggttgcttcgactgatagttctgttaatcttgagaacattgataacagaattatcactgaTGTTTTTGGTCCTGAAAGGTagtggtcgggttcgatttcaaggatctggtgttaccctgacccaatattttggatctgaCTCCCAACAATATATGCTTTCcgggagtcaagctcaagctaaagttcagaggttaagagaccagatagctcatATGCAAGTGAGCACAGTTGAGCAGATTGTCGAGGTTCATAGAAAATATaaagaactccagcaacaacttagagcggtGGCACCAGAGAGGGAGGTAGCGACAGCAGTGAAAGAGGTAGCGGCAACAGCGAAGGAGGTAGAGGCAGCAGCGATGGTagcagagcagagcagaaagtacgaTGAGCTCCAGCTATAG